GCCATGGTCTAAATGGAAGAGGGTTTTTCCATCACCCATCTTTGGATTACTGGTCAGCGCTGTATATGCAATATCACCCAGTTTACGACGTGCTGATTCCCCCATCTGTCGAGGAATATCTGTAAGGGCTGCGATATCGTCATTTACAATAGCTTCTCGCGTAACGGCGAACAACTTCCCAAACTTTGCTACCTGATACTGTTCGAAGGTCTCAGCTCGTTCGCCATACCTGTATTCCCCGCCTTCAGGAATTTCATCCAGCTCAGATAATTCACCAACTCGGGCCGCTGTGTGTATCTTAAAGTCGCTGACGACACCAGTATCATCAACCCAGACAGGCCAAGTTTCTTCTTCGTTCTCCCAGCCCTCCATAAGACTTAAATTGGCCGTATTGCCCAAAATAACAGGTAAATCAGAAGTGGTGAGAGCCCTGCCTATCATCTCCATCATGTCGCCCTTAGTGCTCTCCCCAGCCCTAGCCAGAGCCTCACGCGCAAGCTCTCGCAAAGAAAAACTCCTGAGCTCTTTCGCGCCTGGCGCAAGGTCGCTTTCAAATTTGACACCACCGCGAATGCACAGTGCATCTTGTGCTGCAGCTCTGAACTTTTCTTTTTCATCTAAGGTAACAACGGCAGGCGTTACTGCTTTTCTTTCTTCTGCGAGCTTATCCATGACTATCTTCCGAACCATTTCCACCGAATCGCCAGATCGGATATGCTCGCTGAGATCCATTTCAAATCTTTGCCCCATCGCCAATATTTCCGCAGTGCGAACACGCTCATCTCTTGTTACGCGGTCTATATCTTCTGGTGAGACTCTCTCTACTACATCCGCTCTCTCGTTAGGCTTTGGCATTGCGTTATCCCCCTCCTCATCTAAACTTCTACCTACACCAACAGTTGCATCTGCTGGAACAGACACTATGCTGATTTCGAGCGGTTCCCACTTTCTCGCTATCTCGCAAGGCCCTGTGAATCGGCCACATGTGCTTGTTCCACCTTCATCAACTATTTCCCAATTTGTTACACGGTAACCGACAGAAACACCTTTAAGGGTATTGTTTACGACCTTCCTAAAAATTTTTTCACTTTCCTCGTCATCATCAAAGCAAACCTTGGCTCTGCACTTGCGGTCATTTTTATCATGCCACGCAGACTCTATTGCACCTATAGGAACGTCGCTCCTATGATTCCACAACAACACCCCCATTTCGTTTATGCGTGTTAAGTCAACATTGTCTTCATCATGTCCCAACACTTCACGCCATGAAGAAAACCATCCCTTTCTAATCACTATTGCCTCAGACGAAAATGAGAGTTCTACCGTCCGAGAGCTCTCATCAATGTTGCTTTCTTCGATTAAACATTCTCTATACAACGAAGTTTCTTTTAACCGTTCTTTTTCTTGTCTATTTGCTAATTTTGGCAACCGAGCCACCCTCCTTTTTTAACCCTATTTTTTCTACGTATTCCTGCTCACGGCATATCTGGTCAAGTATTTCTTGCCAATCCTTACCTCTGGCTGCACATATTTCAGATAACGATGTGATACCCATATCAAGCTCTTTCTGAGTTCCTGCGGCCTCTTTTAGAGGGTCTACCCACTGCCAGCCTGGGGTAATCCATACAGACTTTGTGTATCGGCTCATGTTCGAAAAATAATCAGGAATACGTACCTTGCCAGCTAATACACAAGCGGTTACAAATTCTGGCCATATCGGCCTACAGAAATGATCTTTTATAAATTGCTGTAAGACCCTAAAGCCTTGTCTATCTTCAAGGTGCGCTTGCCGGGCACTGGAATAATTCACCTGCGATACATCGCGCGAGATCATCTCGTATGACTGACCGACCCCCGCACCGGAAAGGCGCAGTTGCATCTGAATAAATTCATTTGCTTTTGTGTTTGGTCGTGGCGGATCAGAAAAAGAAACGTCTTCGCCGGGAAGCAGATATTCCATAATTCCAGGCTCTAAAGTTTCTCTGCGCTTTCCATCAACTGTTTTTGACTGTCTGCCTATCCGATCCCCAGGAGCTTTTGTTTTAATAAAAGCTGCGAAACATGCCGCTATTCGACTAGCCATAAGCTCAGCATCGAGATATTCATCCATATCGCGTACACGTCCCATAATCGGCGCAAAATACGACATGCCTCTGACCTGCTGAGGGCGTTTCTTAATGAACAAGTGTAAAATACGATCAGCCGGAATACGCTTAGAAGTAAAGTTTCGTCCTCTTAAAGGCAGGGAAAGCTCGTCTTCATAGATCCAATAGGCTAAGGGCTTGTACTGAGCGTTAACTTCTACCCCAGAAAAGACACGTTTGTTTTTTGCATAAGAGTGGAAGGTGTCGAGAGCATCAGATTCAAGCATCTGCAATTTAAACGGGAAATCGCTCGTATCATAAACATTTAAGGCCAACGTGTCGCCGTCTACGATCATGCGCCTAAGTGCCATGTTTTGTAATTCGTAAAATGTGTTTTGTCCTGTAACCTCACATTTATAAGCCCATTCTTCCCAAAGATCTTCAAGGCGCTTATTCAGATCTTCATTGTCTGAACCATCTTCGTTTTTTATTCGGGCTTGGGGGCGTATCCCCTGTCCTATCACGTTCCGCTCAAGAGCAAGCAACACACTATTCCCAATTTCGCTATTGCGTTCAAGATCTCTTGCCCTTGCCTTTATTCGGTCTCGAAAAGCTGCATCTGTTTCTTCTGGCTTTTGGTTTACTGGTTCCCAGCCACTGCCGAAACGATCTCGCCTTGCTGCATTGTAGTTGCGCATCTCTTGTTCAGCATGTCTATAGGCCATACGATAATATGCCTTTTCAGGGCTAAACCACGATATAACGCGATCTACTAAATTAGGTTTTATTTCTTCAGCCTTTCTTACCATGACACGTATGTCCTTGACCCTGTAGACTGCATCGCAACTTGCTGGCGTAAGTAGTCAATTCTATTCTGCACATAATCAATATTTGCCCTTTTAAGCCGCATAGTTCCTATTTGGTACTCTTGCCCTGCCAGTATCGCGCGCAAAGCGGCTTCATAAAGAGCAAGCTCCTCTTCATACGTCATGGACGCCCTCCTTTCTACTTAAACTCGTAACCATCCCCCCTCGGTTCGCGGGATCCATTCGTCGGGTTGTCTATTGCTTTCTTGCTCGTAGTGCGAGAACTCGAGAAAACCCTCCCTTTCCTCTGCTGATAAATAACGAACACCCAACACATCTGCTGCAACGGCAGCATAAACTTCAGCATCTAAAAAGTGGTTTTGTGCGTGTTGAGAAATAGGCTCCCACACCTCCCGGGTTCGTTTCGTTCTCTGGTCATAGAGCGTAATTTTACGCTCAGCACAAATCTGATCAGCATATTCGCGAGGACAGTTTTTAAAGATCATCCAAGATCCATAGCTACCAGGCTCTTTTCGCAACCTCCCATGAATCAGACTCTTGTAGTAATCTCCATCTGCTATCCAAAGCTTTAAGCCACCGAATTCATCTTTATCTATGGTTGAAACAGAATAAGGAGCTCGAAGTGGCTTGGAAGATCCCTTTACCGGCTTGCACACATCGGAAAATATCGCACAAAAGTCATAAACTTCATCCGTTCTGTAGCCACTATCTATCATGGCAAGTTTTACCTGAAACGGGTCTCCTCTGTCTTCAGCTCTATATTGCCTGTTTACCACAACGTCTTCTACCTCGCGCCAATTTTCGCACCGACCATAATCAACGAGCCATGAAGTAAGGCGTTCTCCCCATGCTCGAACAACGTAAAACATATGCCCTTTTTGAATGTCTACACCAGCTGTAAGAACAAGGGTCCCCTTCGGAACAATCCCTCTGGAGTGAGTCCATGCAGCTTTCAACACAACATCGCTTTTAAGGGCTGCTGCTTTTTCTTCCCATGGTTCTGCCAGCCATGAGTTGACAAAGTTCATAAGGGTTTCAGATAAATTTTTACTACTCATGAACTCGGCGGCGACATCTCCAAATGTAAGCATTGGTGCATATAGGGAATTCCAATGAAAAGCGACTCTTCGCACCGGACCAGTCGCTTTTTCATCTGGGCGCCACTTTCCTTTCAATAACATTTCGGGTTTATTTTTGTCATATATAGGCTTCGTGCAATGCTCACATTCATACCAGGCTGAGTCTCTAATCTGTTGACCTATTCTCCGACGCTCTTCAAGATTGTCACCAAGCTTGTCATATGTTTTCGTTAGTTCTTCAGGCCATTTTATTTGAGGAAAACGAAGCTTTTGGAGGTGCCCGCAATGAGGGCATGGCACGTAATAACGCAAAATTAAATCGCTGGATCTCATGTATAGCCAGATTCCCTTATTACTCAAAGTAGGAGTAGAAATATAAAGTATCTTTCTGTTGCTACTGAAAGATTTCGTCCTCTCCTTGCCAAGCTTCAGGGGACTTGCTTCTTTTCCGCTAAAAGGCGGGTATTTATCAATTTCATCGAAGATAAGATATCTAACTGGCCGGCTAGCCAAACTTGCAGCACTATTTGCGCCGGCCAACACGAGGTACATTCCTGGGAACTGCAGCTCCAAGCGATCTGATTCATGATGCAAATACTTCTCACGCAGCCGAGCTGAGGCTTCAACCATCGGCTGAATACGATTTTCACTCGTCCACTCCGCAATTTCAAGAGAAGGGTAAACGATTAGTGCGGAGCTTGGATCTTGGTCTATTGAATATCCTAAGCAATTTAGAGCGGCTTCAGTACCGCCGCTTTGGGCTGCTTTACAGATCACTATTTCTTCTATTTCTGGATTGGTCCAGTAATCCATAACATCTTTCAAATATGGAGTAAAGCTAGTGCGCCACGGTCCTGGCTTAGCAGATATTCGGCGATCTAAAACCCTAAAACGGTCTGCCCATTCCGAAACCGTCATTCGTTCAGGGGGCCGAGCTACTGATAATTCTTGATATGACCAATTAGGCAACGCTCTCACCCTCTGCGTTTCGAGGTGTGAACGGCCCCTCTCGGTAGTATTGTTCCCATAGTAAATATGTTTCGTCGTAGATTATTTTCTCTATTTCGCGCAAACTACGACCAATCACTATAGGAGCAAGTGTACGTGACCATGTAAACATATTTGCCTTGCAAACAGCTAATCTATTAGCCCACTCCAAATAGACTTCTTCTTTTTTCATGTAAAGACCCTTCAGCTCTTGCAGCCGAATTTCTTCTTGTGAAGCCTTTGCCTGTTTATATAAGGCATCTGCTTTTGTTTTTAATGCGACCCAATTCTCTTCTTCAACTTCACCATCTTTAGACGTTACTTGCGTCCTCCAACGCAACACTGCTTCAGGATCCCACCATCCCCTAGATCTTTGAGGACACCCCATCTTTCGCCATTCAAGCAGGGTTTTTGGTGAAACGCCAAAAAAGGCCGAACAGCGTTTTGTCGAAAGCAAGATTTCATCATCATTAAGAACCTTAATGTTGGCTTTTGGCATTTTATTTGTACACCTCCACCCAACTGTAAACTTTAGTTTAATGACCCTAAAAATATTTAATGATTAAGTTATCGTTGTTTTACATTTAACCCCTTTTTCATAATTTTACCAAGGGAATCATCGCGGTCGGTTACCCGCCTTAGTCTTTTTCTCCAGGAAGGACCCAAAACCCCCTAAACCTGCTCAACAACGGGCTTTACGAAGGCCTTAAAGTTTCAGAAGTCCTCTTATATGAATCTGACATAACTTATGTTCTGTAACATTCGCCAACTACAACTTCGAGCCGCATGAACACAGGCTTTGTTGCCAGTTATAAATGCCTTAATTTTGCGTTTATTAAAAAACTTATTTATATCGCTTATTTAATTCCCTGGAAGGTAACACTTTCATAGATAAAATCCTTCTGGACTTGATCAACGCAAATGTAGCGAAGCGTGTCCTTTGCTGAGTTGTGGCCATATATCTCTTGTATGGCAGCTATATCTTTTGTAGTTTTATAAGCCCAGTATCCCCATGTTTTACGTATAGTGTGTGTTCCTACTGATTCTTCTATTCCGCAGGCCTCTTTTGCCTCTTTAAGAATTGCGTACGCTGTTTGCCTGGTGATGCTTCTAAGACTTCCATCTTTGTTTCTCTTGCGTGAAATAAAAAGAGGATATTCCATCTCAGCTTCTTTAAAAGGTGTTAGATATTCTCTTAAAAAATCTCTGACGGGATTATTTATCTTTATGAGACGGGTTTTTCTTGTCTTGTTTTCTTTTATGTTTATGTGTGTTCGAATCTGCCTTCTGCCCCCAGGCTTTTCAACAAGAACATCTTTCACTTTTAGTTTTAGAAGATCCGTTATCCGCAACCCAACGTGTATTCCCATAAAAACCCAACCGTAATCTCTAAAATTTTTCTTATGAAGATATTTGAGCATCGCTTTGATTTGTTTTCGATCTTTAAGCGGTTGAACTGTGTTCATCGCCCACCACACGCCTGCCTTATTTTTTCTATTGACCACCTTCGTTTCGCCCTTCGTTCACACCACCGCCTCATCAATCGCACATCGCAAGGCTCTACAAGGGCAATAATCTCAGCACCAAAGGGGATAGAGGAAATACGCGCGTTCGAAACTCCAATCCTTACGCGTTTGTGTTCAGGTATTCCCCATATGGCGAACATCAGGCTCACCTCTCAATAAAAAAGGCCCCGACAGTTTCTGCCAGGGCCTTCCGTATTTATTTCCATACTACCATTTTAACAGTGTTTAAAAGATTATCAGCGGAACATCAAGGGAATATCAACGGATTATCAGGGACTTTGAGTTCAAGGAATTATTAGAGTTTTTGTTTTTTCTTTTCCTCCATCATCTTCTTTACTTTGTATTTTGCTATGAGTAGGTTGTGGGAATAGTTAATTATTTTCCAGCACGTACGCACCGAACAGCTTACTGAGGCATACAAAGACACCCCAAACAAAAGGTGTAACGATGGGATATTGATCAAATCTATTAATCCTATTCCTGCAACCCCCCATAATACGAGAAAGGTGTACTTTGTATTAAAAATCTCCAAACAACGCTATCTGGAAACCTCCTATCGCTTCGCGGGCTATCGTTACAGGCACCAATTTGCGACGACGCGTCACAGTTTTTGCATCAACTCCGTATTTACTTGCAATACGACACAACATGCTATCGTGAAGCCTTGAAGCTAGAGGGTTTGATACAAAGCGGATATGCTCAACAAATAGATTCCAATCTGACGGGAAAATTCTTCGAAAAGACTGAACTGCCTCGACAACGACATCCCACGACCCTAGTTTTTCTATAAACGAAATGATTGAATCTCCAACCGCTACCTGGTTGAAGAACCCATCGATGTTAACGCTCGCATCGACTCTTTCTATATCTGGCACAGCCTGGATTGACTGGACTAGGCTCGCCCATTGCTGGGCGCTCAGAGGGGGCCGTTCGCCCAGGAGAATCATTAAACCTGACGGATGGTAGCTGACGAGTAGCTCTACTATAGCTGCGAGTTTATCTACTTCGTTCATATTGGCCCTCCTCTGGTTTGTATTTGATTTATTTTTTAGCTGACTAGAGCCCACAAAGCGGCAAAGATAGGCGTTAAAACACTTGCAAGCTTCATGCCTAGGAAAATGTTGCCTTATGATCATAAATAGTTCCAATGACAGTGTAAGCAATACTTAAACTTGCCCATGACTTTAGCATGATGATTAAAACCTTAGCCATTTCCAGCCCTCCTATCCCAGAGACTCCATGCTATATCGTATTCTTTGGCAGCCTTAATTCTGGCCTTACAAGCCATACAGTAGACATTAAAAACACAGTACTCTTCCACTTTGCTCAGAGATATTTTTTGTTTGCAAATTTTTGCCTCCCCCCCGCAGAACGGGCAGGGTTTGTGGTCACTCATCGTTCTCACCTCACTATTCCATTTCGCCACGCCCAGACCGCCAGCTCAAACCGAGACGTGATCTCAAGTTTTACTAGAATCTGACAGGCATGATGTTTCACTGTTTTATACGAAATGCCCAACATTGTAGCTATGTCTACATACAACAGCCCTTGTTTTGTGATGAGAAAAAATATTTCTTTCTCGCGTGGTGTGAGCTCAAAAAGGGGATCACGTCTACGCATTGCGATTTCTTCCTACAGGCAGCTTCTGCTGAACGTTTTTACGCGTTCTGAAATCCCGTGCCTTGATAAACAGGGGCTGCGCCATCTCTGTAAGCCTGGAAACGATTCTCGTACCGTGTTCTCCTAACATTTCTTTCAGCTGCGACATTGAACATGCATTTGTAGTAATAATCGTTTGCTTTCCAGACCTGTATCGAGCGTCGATGAGGGAAAAAAGTCGCTCGTCTACCCAGCTTTTATCTTTTCGTTGTGCCCCTAAATCATCGATGGCCACACAATCGGCATCTTTTACGGCCTGCTGAATCTTGTACGCCGTTCCTTCGTCAAACCCCGCTCGAATTTCGTCTAGAATTTCAACCACTGGCACAAAAACAGCGCTTTTTCCCTTGGCGGTAAGCTCTTGAATCATTGCAATGGCCAGGTGTGTCTTCCCTACTCCTGTTCCCCCGCCTAAAATAAGAGAGCTTCCATCTTCCACGCACGCCATGGCTAGGCCCTTTGCCGTTCTGATCACAGGATCGCCAACAGTCTGGAATGTCTCGAAACTGCAGCGCTCCATGGCATCTGGAATCTTGCTCGTCTTAATCAGCTGCTCTGTCTTTTTCTGCAGCTCATGTTTCTCACGATCGCTGCAGTTTCCAATCCCTGCCACCAAAACCTGCCGGCCGAAGAGACTTTCCCCCGAAACAGCCCAGCGCAGCCCGCGGTATTTGCATGCGCCAAGGCCAGGACAATTTGCGCAGTAGCCCTCTTGCTCCATCGCAGCTAGAAAATCAACTGTTGAGCCGTATAAATCTGACTGTTTTAAAAATGGGTCATTGAGAAGGCGGCGAACGTAATCAAGGGCTCTTTCTCGCGACTGCTCTAAGGCGTGGGGCTGGTACGCTGACAAAAGAACATCGATACTCCTTGCCGCTTCCGTCATGGCTCAGGCTCACCTCCATATTTTTCAATAAGAGCTGCCTGTTGCTGTTTTTCCCACTCTTTGAGATCCGCTGCCCGTTGCTCTTCGTAGGGATCTTTGACTTGTGTTTTTCGTGCCTTTGATTTGCTTTTCCCCGAAGTCTGGTATTTCAAACTCTCGTAGATATATTCAAGAGTGAGAGTGCTCAGCAGCCTTTTCTTTTTCTCGTACCTGGCAACAGCCTTCCCAATCTCTTGGTTCACCCGCGCGGGGACATGGATTTTTTCGAGGGTTTTGACTGCGAAAAGCTCTCCTGAAGTGATTCCCTTTCTGCCCGTTTTGAGCAAGAAATATTCCACGGACGGGCGCATCACCTGTGGAACATCGTCAATATCAACGAATTCTGTATTTTCCTGCTCTGCTATTTCGTTGTTTTCCTGTGACGGAAGATCCTCGTCAGAGGGCTTTTCTTCCTTCTCTGAAAGAGAAGTATATAGTTCATATGGTTCTAGTTCCGGTACTACGTTTGGTGCACCCCCCTGGTGCACCTCCTGCACCCCTGCATGTGGTGCACCCCTTCTATGACCGATAATGACATATTCCGAAGACAACTGCTGCTTCTCTTTATATCGAGCGTTACGTTCTAAATACCCTTTCGCCTCAAGAGTTTTCAGGCTCTCTTGTACTGCACGAATCGAGCACCCCGCATTTTCTGCTATAGTGGCCACTTTCGGAAAGCACTTCCTGCCATTTACAGAGGCAAAGGTGCAAAGAACCGCGTAAACTGTCTTGTCAACAGGGGAAAGGTTTTTATCTTGAATAACGCAAATATCTACACAAGCCCACCAAAAATCACGGCCATCATTCAGCAGTGTTTGATCTGCCACTTTCTTCACCTCTTCTTTTGCATG
This region of Aminobacterium colombiense DSM 12261 genomic DNA includes:
- a CDS encoding prohead protease/major capsid protein fusion protein; its protein translation is MPKLANRQEKERLKETSLYRECLIEESNIDESSRTVELSFSSEAIVIRKGWFSSWREVLGHDEDNVDLTRINEMGVLLWNHRSDVPIGAIESAWHDKNDRKCRAKVCFDDDEESEKIFRKVVNNTLKGVSVGYRVTNWEIVDEGGTSTCGRFTGPCEIARKWEPLEISIVSVPADATVGVGRSLDEEGDNAMPKPNERADVVERVSPEDIDRVTRDERVRTAEILAMGQRFEMDLSEHIRSGDSVEMVRKIVMDKLAEERKAVTPAVVTLDEKEKFRAAAQDALCIRGGVKFESDLAPGAKELRSFSLRELAREALARAGESTKGDMMEMIGRALTTSDLPVILGNTANLSLMEGWENEEETWPVWVDDTGVVSDFKIHTAARVGELSELDEIPEGGEYRYGERAETFEQYQVAKFGKLFAVTREAIVNDDIAALTDIPRQMGESARRKLGDIAYTALTSNPKMGDGKTLFHLDHGNLMTAATISFTNFETTIEALGLAIAAMKGQKDVGGKQSLNIRPTFFIAPVALEATARRFFAQEQSPMTITLDTGASVAMGNGANPYAKDYFTLVFDPRLDDASANAWYLAARKGKSVRMYFLNGVKAPYLEQRYGWSVDGTEYKVRIEAGAKAVDWRGLVKNPGA
- a CDS encoding phage portal protein — its product is MVRKAEEIKPNLVDRVISWFSPEKAYYRMAYRHAEQEMRNYNAARRDRFGSGWEPVNQKPEETDAAFRDRIKARARDLERNSEIGNSVLLALERNVIGQGIRPQARIKNEDGSDNEDLNKRLEDLWEEWAYKCEVTGQNTFYELQNMALRRMIVDGDTLALNVYDTSDFPFKLQMLESDALDTFHSYAKNKRVFSGVEVNAQYKPLAYWIYEDELSLPLRGRNFTSKRIPADRILHLFIKKRPQQVRGMSYFAPIMGRVRDMDEYLDAELMASRIAACFAAFIKTKAPGDRIGRQSKTVDGKRRETLEPGIMEYLLPGEDVSFSDPPRPNTKANEFIQMQLRLSGAGVGQSYEMISRDVSQVNYSSARQAHLEDRQGFRVLQQFIKDHFCRPIWPEFVTACVLAGKVRIPDYFSNMSRYTKSVWITPGWQWVDPLKEAAGTQKELDMGITSLSEICAARGKDWQEILDQICREQEYVEKIGLKKEGGSVAKISK
- a CDS encoding DUF6148 family protein is translated as MTYEEELALYEAALRAILAGQEYQIGTMRLKRANIDYVQNRIDYLRQQVAMQSTGSRTYVSW
- a CDS encoding terminase gpA endonuclease subunit, whose translation is MTVSEWADRFRVLDRRISAKPGPWRTSFTPYLKDVMDYWTNPEIEEIVICKAAQSGGTEAALNCLGYSIDQDPSSALIVYPSLEIAEWTSENRIQPMVEASARLREKYLHHESDRLELQFPGMYLVLAGANSAASLASRPVRYLIFDEIDKYPPFSGKEASPLKLGKERTKSFSSNRKILYISTPTLSNKGIWLYMRSSDLILRYYVPCPHCGHLQKLRFPQIKWPEELTKTYDKLGDNLEERRRIGQQIRDSAWYECEHCTKPIYDKNKPEMLLKGKWRPDEKATGPVRRVAFHWNSLYAPMLTFGDVAAEFMSSKNLSETLMNFVNSWLAEPWEEKAAALKSDVVLKAAWTHSRGIVPKGTLVLTAGVDIQKGHMFYVVRAWGERLTSWLVDYGRCENWREVEDVVVNRQYRAEDRGDPFQVKLAMIDSGYRTDEVYDFCAIFSDVCKPVKGSSKPLRAPYSVSTIDKDEFGGLKLWIADGDYYKSLIHGRLRKEPGSYGSWMIFKNCPREYADQICAERKITLYDQRTKRTREVWEPISQHAQNHFLDAEVYAAVAADVLGVRYLSAEEREGFLEFSHYEQESNRQPDEWIPRTEGGWLRV
- a CDS encoding tyrosine-type recombinase/integrase is translated as MVNRKNKAGVWWAMNTVQPLKDRKQIKAMLKYLHKKNFRDYGWVFMGIHVGLRITDLLKLKVKDVLVEKPGGRRQIRTHINIKENKTRKTRLIKINNPVRDFLREYLTPFKEAEMEYPLFISRKRNKDGSLRSITRQTAYAILKEAKEACGIEESVGTHTIRKTWGYWAYKTTKDIAAIQEIYGHNSAKDTLRYICVDQVQKDFIYESVTFQGIK
- a CDS encoding Lar family restriction alleviation protein, which gives rise to MSDHKPCPFCGGEAKICKQKISLSKVEEYCVFNVYCMACKARIKAAKEYDIAWSLWDRRAGNG
- a CDS encoding response regulator transcription factor, which gives rise to MRRRDPLFELTPREKEIFFLITKQGLLYVDIATMLGISYKTVKHHACQILVKLEITSRFELAVWAWRNGIVR
- a CDS encoding ATP-binding protein, with the translated sequence MTEAARSIDVLLSAYQPHALEQSRERALDYVRRLLNDPFLKQSDLYGSTVDFLAAMEQEGYCANCPGLGACKYRGLRWAVSGESLFGRQVLVAGIGNCSDREKHELQKKTEQLIKTSKIPDAMERCSFETFQTVGDPVIRTAKGLAMACVEDGSSLILGGGTGVGKTHLAIAMIQELTAKGKSAVFVPVVEILDEIRAGFDEGTAYKIQQAVKDADCVAIDDLGAQRKDKSWVDERLFSLIDARYRSGKQTIITTNACSMSQLKEMLGEHGTRIVSRLTEMAQPLFIKARDFRTRKNVQQKLPVGRNRNA
- a CDS encoding helix-turn-helix domain-containing protein; the protein is MADQTLLNDGRDFWWACVDICVIQDKNLSPVDKTVYAVLCTFASVNGRKCFPKVATIAENAGCSIRAVQESLKTLEAKGYLERNARYKEKQQLSSEYVIIGHRRGAPHAGVQEVHQGGAPNVVPELEPYELYTSLSEKEEKPSDEDLPSQENNEIAEQENTEFVDIDDVPQVMRPSVEYFLLKTGRKGITSGELFAVKTLEKIHVPARVNQEIGKAVARYEKKKRLLSTLTLEYIYESLKYQTSGKSKSKARKTQVKDPYEEQRAADLKEWEKQQQAALIEKYGGEPEP